One region of Daphnia pulicaria isolate SC F1-1A chromosome 7, SC_F0-13Bv2, whole genome shotgun sequence genomic DNA includes:
- the LOC124349362 gene encoding voltage-dependent T-type calcium channel subunit alpha-1G-like isoform X5 — protein sequence MDRRVGDEVGEGGGGGGGGDPAAVAAVPADKSPVITTKNRPSSPTSLRLLLLLPPPQPSMAVARPELVIDDTVQQSPTTDNQVEPQQQQQQQQPETTRTPPSVYIECSPSTAGPNYGGEGEAGGGGDDVLYYSGYHSEEVDEDLEDLEEEQEEEDEDDEVEEEEEEEEEDQVDGQEEDEEEEEDGLPFPGFVPVTLGFMTQYSRPRSFCLRMITNPWFERISMAVIFFNCVTLGMYQPCIDQVCNTNRCRILQMLDDFIFAFFAVEMSIKMVAMGIYGKGTYLAETWNRLDCFIVVAGAVEYCLDMENMNLSAIRTIRVLRPLRAINRIPSMRILVMLLLDTLPMLGNVLLLCFFVFFIFGIVGVQLWAGILRQRCYLDLPKGIHPPPTFTTVDRTLPIFYKPKTNYRPLSSYYKVQETEKDYICSLAKDSGMHTCGSLPPTKWDGRFCNDSVVPGIPVGMDGLSVNGSCINWNQYYTDCRAGEKNPFQGAISFDNIGLAWVAIFLVISLEGWTDIMYYVQDAHSFWDWVYFVLLIVIGSFFMINLCLVVIATQFSETKKREMERMRLERARYQSTSTLASTSASESTSCYRQIIKYIAHLWRRSKRRILRRYRAYRSRKKLQQQQMQLQHQQHGKQQPVTHSLSLRTRRKQQQSRRRKRRRRRSRHPHPQCPQHGVVAQQQQQQDNTLRRNSPFSSSLRVPSVSSQVALRINDGPASNVESPVPILSIGRRASVAVSIDHQQQQRSSPFLSPRGSLALADDSSDSSQLLTPRTPRRRRSSVMFSNVVVEHGLSNSAADVNVCWNEKTTQTGQTGGGGFNCELVVGSPGGITHPPAGSSNPSSPLSLNRKSLLRQRKSSNADEQRLPSPGLMAGGVTTTTTTAAAATSPQVPNGAGLTCQELLALSGALGAALPTPLALPNYPSVEDPASPQLSSTAVAAMAVSPTVTSSKHSNNNKCNNQLLAPPGMMPILPTLAMSLWPEPFQGAARSGSDHWTTVACSRKPTETDVTAVEGETDNEENRDNCCCCCSSDDDDDSGSDDDSGSDEEGNEEEEEEDYYYEGDEEQPGAAAVEVSEHRRSPIARYFSLVKKYYKTFQRSVKALVEHKYFQQALLGAILINTLSMGIEYHNQPEELTLTVEFSNIVFSAIFAIEMLLKVIAEGPLNYVGNGFNVFDGVIVILSLVEVFQSFNRFEGDDGGSSGLSVLRTFRLLRILKLVRFMPNLRRQLIVMLRTMDNVAVFFALLLLFIFIFSILGMNLFGCKFCRKTSDQSTSCDRKNFDSLLWAIVTVFQILTQEDWNVVLFNGMEKTSHWAALYFVALMTFGNYVLFNLLVAILVEGFSAERTERLEREQREQARQERHAARALATAAALSIQDEGTSGAGSCHDEQAPPPPNDSSPDSPQEQQQQLQQLQQQHDNYFSRSSVTEESCSPVGYGGDSRLHQVDYTPSPVINSAELADLLLEEERKQAKLALLESQQQRRLKENSYNAIQEQQRRESLHNKSQLDCPGSPNHYDPKSNIDRGSFKQTILLCQPPPPSVISRPEFQTRTAINGSERMETTGASSSSSQHLLHPSAAAPIITHTAATPQGSPNATLDSICSRRDSSSSSCVRLSPLKSVKLVGLSSPRTSAETSPLHGDGINLGLETLSSPSLLRTPSNRSCASSRSSRRSSLTPIMPTRSILSRKSSLAAPSGGPMISSPEESADTNSLLPLSPSEDRGGGGNGVLRQGSKKLWRKLSSRETGGMPNVESQADLEAELEEDRNAGNYNLLNNLNNQRQPSCSNHDRLACNGSVQHDGIHQPFNRKPILSHQNSFGSPTTLSPQNSIRSNGSSPRTPSPGFNNLTQPNNNNNSSNFNFSIGEGQTGANSATTKTEEEVVVAAKKPLIVRLYERFPRLKEREDYALFLLSPENSIRQSCGNLVRKSWFDHSILFFIGLNCVTLAMERPLIPPDSFERAFLSLSNYVFTFVFAIEMMLKVLAVGMFYGSNAYFDSGWNIMDGLLVTVSIVDILMSLLSSGSPRIFGILRVFRLLRSLRPLRVINRAPGLKLVVQTLLSSLKPIGNIVLICCTFFIIFGILGVQLFKGSFFYCEGPNIRSVRNRTDCLAADPRNMWVNRAYNFDDLGQALMALFVLSSKDGWVNIMYTGLDAVGVDQQPIENYSEWRLIYFISFLLLVGFFVLNMFVGVVVENFHRCREEQEKEERARRMAKRARKMEKKRRIGIVVALNDVIDGTERGPKPRAVKTEMRRPPYYTNYSRSRLLIHNVVTSKYFDLAIAAVIGLNVVTMAMEFYLMPPELESALRIFNYFFTAVFIIESGCKMVALGVRRYIKDRWNQLDVSIVILSIGGIVLEEMKSDLIPINPTIIRVMRVLRIARVLKLLKMAKGIRSLLDTVMQALPQVGNLGLLFYLLFFIFAALGVELFGRLECDDDHPCQGLGEHAHFANFGIAFLTLFRVATGDNWNGIMKDTLRENCDHSADCIKNCCVSRIIAPIFFVIFVLMAQFVLVNVVVAVLMKHLEESHKQTAEEKIQTPTTETEGDTDDDALVEEVRETNAYPMITLSVDSETEAEVREEEDVKEEEDPTTASSVCSP from the exons ATGGATCGTCGGGTCGGAGATGAAGTAGGTgaagggggaggaggaggaggaggaggcgatCCAGCGGCAGTGGCGGCGGTGCCGGCAGACAAATCGCCCGTCATCACGACCAAGAACCGGCCATCATCGCCGACATCAttacggctgctgctgctcctgccgcCACCGCAGCCGTCGATGGCCGTCGCCCGTCCTGAACTTGTCATCGACGACACGGTCCAGCAGTCGCCGACGACGGACAATCAAGTGGagcctcaacaacaacaacaacagcagcagccagaaaCAACGAGGACGCCGCCCAGCGTTTACATCGAGTGCAGTCCGTCTACTGCTGGGCCCAACTACGGAGGAGAAGGAGAGGCCGGCGGTGGCGGAGACGACGTCCTCTACTATTCCGGCTACCACTCTGAGGAGGTGGACGAAGATCTGGAGGATTTGGAAGAGGAGcaagaggaggaagacgaagatgatgaagtggaggaagaagaagaagaagaagaagaagatcaagTTGAtggccaagaagaagatgaagaagaagaagaagatggtttACCCTTTCCAGGATTCGTACCCGTCACTTTGGGCTTCATGACCCAGTACAGCCGGCCCAGGAGCTTTTGCTTGCGGATGATCACCAATcc GTGGTTCGAGAGGATCAGCATGGCCGTCATTTTCTTCAACTGCGTCACGTTGGGCATGTACCAGCCGTGTATCGACCAAGTCTGCAACACCAATCGATGCAGAATCCTCCAG ATGTTGGACGATTTTATCTTCGCCTTCTTCGCCGTGGAAATGTCAATCAAAATGGTCGCCATGGGAATTTACGGCAAAGGAACTTACCTGGCAGAAACGTGGAACAGACTCGATTGTTTCATCGTCGTTGCCGg GGCGGTGGAATATTGCCTGGACATGGAGAACATGAATTTGTCGGCCATTCGAACGATTCGAGTCCTGCGACCGTTAAGGGCCATCAATCGGATACCCA GCATGAGGATATTGGTGATGCTCTTGCTCGACACGTTGCCCATGCTCGGCAATGTCCTGTTGCTCtgctttttcgtctttttcatcTTTGGAATCGTCGGCGTTCAACTCTGGGCCGGAATCCTCCGGCAGAGATGTTACCTCGACCTACCCAAGGGCATCCATCCACCGCCCACTTT CACGACCGTCGACCGTACTCTGCCCATCTTTTACAAACCCAAGACCAATTACAG gCCTCTGTCGAGCTATTACAAAGTGCAAGAGACGGAGAAGGACTACATCTGCTCGCTGGCCAAGGACAGCGGGATGCACACTTGCGGTTCGCTGCCTCCGACCAAATGGGACGGGCGCTTCTGCAACGACAGCGTCGTCCCCGGGATACCCGTCGGGATGGACGGCCTCTCCGTCAACGGCTCGTGCATCAATTGGAATCAATACTACACTGATTGCCGGGCCGGTGAAAAGAACCCTTTCCAGGGAGCCATCTCTTTTGATAATATCGGCCTGGCCTGGGTCGCCATCTTCCTc GTAATTAGTTTGGAGGGATGGACCGACATCATGTACTACGTCCAGGATGCCCACTCTTTCTGGGACTGGGTCTACTTTGTCCTCCTCATTGTG atcggcTCGTTCTTCATGATCAACCTGTGCCTGGTGGTGATAGCGACGCAGTTCTCCGAGACCAAGAAACGGGAAATGGAGCGGATGCGGCTGGAACGGGCTCGTTACCAGTCGACGTCGACGCTGGCCAGCACGTCGGCCAGCGAGTCGACGTCGTGCTACCGCCAAATCATCAAGTACATCGCCCACTTGTGGCGGAGGAGCAAGCGGCGCATACTCCGCCGCTACCGGGCCTACCGCAGCCGGAAGAAgttgcaacagcagcagatgcagctccagcaccagcagcacgGCAAGCAGCAGCCGGTGACGCATTCGCTCAGTTTGAGGACGAGACGGAAACAGCAGCAATCGCGGAggcggaagaggaggaggaggcggagCAGGCATCCGCATCCCCAATGCCCCCAACATGGCGTCGtcgcccaacaacaacaacaacaggacaACACATTACGGAGAAACAGTCCATTTTCCAGCAGTTTGCGAGTCCCTTCCGTCAGCTCGCAGGTAGCGTTGCGAATCAACGACGGGCCGGCCTCCAATGTTGAGTCGCCCGTGCCCATTCTCTCGATTGGCCGGCGGGCCAGCGTCGCCGTCTCCATcgaccaccagcagcagcaacgatcCTCTCCATTCCTCTCGCCTAGAG GATCGTTGGCGTTGGCCGATGACTCTTCGGATTCCTCGCAGCTGCTGACGCCGAGGACGCCCAGACGTCGCCGGAGCAGCGTCATGTTCAGCAACGTGGTGGTGGAGCATGGATTGAGCAACAGCGCGGCTGACGTCAACGTCTGCTGGAACGAGAAAACGACCCAGACGGGACAAACGGGCGGCGGCGGTTTCAACTGCGAACTTGTCGTTGGTTCTCCCGGCGGAATAACTCACCCGCCGGCTGGTTCCTCGAATCCTTCGTCTCCGCTGTCGCTGAACCGCAAATCTTTACTGAGACAAAGGAAATCCAGCAATGCGGACGAACAACGTCTACCCAGTCCCGGTCTAATGGCCGGTGGCgtaacgacgacgacaaccaccgccgccgccgccacttcACCGCAAGTCCCGAACGGGGCCGGTCTAACCTGCCAAGAATTGCTGGCTCTTAGCGGAGCCCTAGGGGCTGCACTTCCCACTCCTTTAGCGTTGCCCAACTATCCATCAGTGGAGGATCCAGCCTCACCGCAGTTATCATCGACGGCGGTGGCGGCCATGGCCGTTTCTCCGACCGTGACATCATCCAAGCATAGCAACAACAATAAATGCAATAACCAGCTATTGGCACCGCCGGGCATGATGCCCATTCTACCAACGTTAGCAATGTCACTTTGGCCGGAACCTTTCCAAG GAGCGGCCAGGAGCGGGAGCGATCACTGGACGACGGTTGCGTGCAGCAGGAAACCGACGGAAACGGACGTGACAGCCGTCGAGGGGGAGACGGACAACGAAGAGAACCGGGAcaattgctgttgctgctgttcgtctgatgacgacgacgattcGGGATCGGACGATGATTCGGGATCAGACGAGGAGGGGaacgaagaggaggaggaagaagactaTTATTACGAAGGAGACGAGGAACAGCCAGGAGCGGCGGCGGTCGAAGTGTCAGAGCATCGCCGCTCGCCCATCGCCCGCTACTTTTCACTCGTCaagaaatattacaaaacGTTCCAGCGGAGCGTCAAAGCTCTTGTCGAGCACAAATACTTCCAGCAGGCTCTTTTAGGAGCCATTCTTATCAACACGCTCAGCATGGGTATCGAATATCACAACCAG CCGGAAGAATTGACGCTGACGGTCGAATTCAGCAACATCGTTTTCTCTGCCATCTTCGCCATTGAGATGTTGCTCAAAGTCATCGCCGAGGGTCCGCTCAACTATGTCGGCAACGGATTCAACGTTTTCGACGGAGTCATCGTCATCCTCAG TTTGGTGGAAGTCTTTCAGAGCTTCAATCGGTTCGAAGGGGACGACGGCGGCAGTTCGGGCCTGTCTGTTTTGCGAACGTTCCGTCTCTTGCGCATTTTGAAGCTGGTCCGCTTCATGCCCAACTTGCGCCGCCAATTGATCGTCATGTTGCGCACCATGGACAACGTGGCCGTCTTCTTCGCCTTGCTCcttctcttcattttcataTTCAG CATTCTGGGCATGAACTTGTTCGGATGCAAATTTTGTCGCAAAACCAGCGACCAATCGACGagttgcgaccgtaaaaactTCGACTCCCTCCTGTGGGCCATAGTGACCGTGTTTCAG ATCTTGACACAAGAGGATTGGAATGTCGTCCTCTTCAACGGCATGGAGAAGACGAGCCATTGGGCGGCCCTCTACTTCGTGGCCCTCATGACGTTTGGCAACTACGTCCTCTTCAATCTACTCGTCGCCATTCTCGTCGAAGGTTTCTCCGCCGAG agaacGGAGCGATTGGAACGTGAGCAGCGGGAGCAGGCCAGACAGGAGCGTCACGCGGCAAGGGCTTTGGCCACGGCTGCCGCCCTGTCGATCCAGGACGAAGGAACATCCGGCGCCGGCTCTTGTCACGATGAGCAGGCACCCCCTCCGCCTAACGATTCGTCACCTGACTCACCTCaagagcaacagcagcagctccagcaGCTCCAACAACAGCACGACAACTACTTTTCGAGATCGTCGGTGACGGAGGAGAGTTGCAGTCCCGTCGGCTACGGTGGTGACAGTCGACTGCACCAAGTCGACTACACCCCGTCACCGGTCATCAACAGCGCCGAACTCGCCGACTTGCTACTCGAG GAGGAGCGCAAACAAGCCAAACTGGCATTGTTGGAGTCTCAACAACAGCGACGTCTTAAGGAGAATTCGTATAATGCCATTCAGGAGCAACAGCGTCGCGAATCCTTGCACAATAAGAGCCAGCTCGACTGCCCCGGAAGCCCGAACCATTACGATCCAAAGTCAAACATCGACAGAGGTTCATTCAAAC AAACGATCCTGCTCTGTCAGCCACCGCCGCCTTCCGTTATTTCCCGACCAGAATTCCAAACGAGGACAGCGATCAATGGTTCGGAAAGGATGGAGACGACAggagcgtcgtcgtcgtcgtctcagCATTTATTGCATCCGTCAGCGGCCGCTCCCATCATCACCCACACGGCGGCCACTCCACAAGGATCTCCCAACGCCACACTTGATTCCATTTGCAGCCGCAGGGACAGCAGCTCGTCGTCCTGCGTCAGACTGTCTCCCTTGAAGTCGGTCAAGTTGGTGGGATTGTCCTCGCCGCGGACTTCCGCCGAAACTTCGCCCCTGCACGGCGACGGCATCAATTTG ggacTTGAGACGCTGAGTTCGCCATCTTTACTGCGGACGCCGAGCAACAGATCGTGTGCCAGCTCGAGATCTTCCCGCCGATCCAGCCTCACCCCGATAATGCCCACTCGAAGTATTCTTAGCCGGAAGAGCAGTCTGGCAGCTCCCTCAGG AGGCCCGATGATTTCTTCGCCGGAAGAGTCGGCCGACACCAATTCGCTGTTGCCGCTATCTCCCTCGGAGGAtcgcggcggcggcggcaacgGCGTTTTGCGTCAGGGCAGCAAGAAATTGTGGAGGAAACTGTCGTCGCGCGAGACGGGCGGGATGCCTAATGTCGAGTCACAAGCGGATCTGGAAGCCGAGCTGGAAGAGGATCGAAATGCGGGCAATTACAACCTTCTCAACAACCTCAACAACCAACGACAGCCGAG TTGCAGTAATCACGATCGACTCGCGTGCAACGGCAGCGTCCAGCACGACGGGATCCACCAGCCGTTCAACCGGAAACCGATCCTGTCTCATCAGAACTCATTTGGCAGTCCGACGACGCTCAGTCCGCAGAATTCCATCCGCAGTAACGGCTCGTCGCCGCGGACTCCATCGCCCGGTTTCAATAACCTGACG cagcccaacaacaacaacaacagcagcaacttcAATTTCTCCATCGGGGAGGGACAGACGGGAGCCAACAGCGCCACCACCAAGACGGAAGAGgaagtggtggtggcggccaaGAAACCGTTGATTGTCCGCCTCTATGAGCGTTTCCCGCGGCTCAAGGAGCGCGAAGATTACGCCCTTTTCCTCCTATCGCCGGAAAATTC CATCCGGCAGTCTTGTGGTAACTTGGTGAGAAAGAGTTGGTTCGACCATTCGATCCTGTTTTTCATCGGATTGAATTGCGTCACGCTGGCCATGGAACGGCCGCTCATTCCTCCCGACTCGTTCGAGCGTGCCTTCCTTTCCCTGTCCAACTATGTCTTCACCTTTGTCTTTGCCATCGAAATGATGTTGAAAGTGCTGGCCGTTGGCATGTTCTACGGCTCCAACGCTTACTTCGATTCCGGATGGAACATCATGGACGGACTACTCGTCACCGTCTCCATCGTCGATATTCTCATGTCGCTTCTCTCTAGCGGCAGCCCACGCATTTTTGGCATTCTCAGA GTCTTCCGGCTGTTGCGATCCTTGAGACCGCTACGTGTCATTAACCGGGCGCCCGGCTTGAAATTGGTGGTTCAAACGTTACTATCTTCGCTGAAGCCCATCGGGAACATTGTGCTCATTTGTTGCACGTTCTTTATCATCTTTGGAATTTTGGGAGTCCAG TTATTCAAAGGCAGTTTCTTCTACTGCGAGGGACCCAACATCCGTTCGGTTCGCAATCGGACCGATTGTCTGGCGGCCGATCCTCGCAATATGTGGGTCAACCGCGCCTACAATTTCGACGACCTGGGACAGGCCTTGATGGCCCTCTTTGTCCTCTCATCCAAAGACGGCTGGGTCAACATCATGTACACTGGGCTGGACGCCGTTGGGGTCGACCAACAG CCGATCGAGAATTACAGTGAGTGGCGCTTAATCTACTTCATCTCGTTTCTGCTGCTGGTCGGCTTCTTCGTGCTCAACATGTTCGTCGGTGTCGTCGTCGAGAACTTTCACCGTTGCCGTGAGGAGCAGGAGAAGGAGGAGCGAGCTCGACGTATGGCCAAGCGGGCGCgcaaaatggagaagaagcgACGAA TTGGTATTGTAGTCGCACTCAATGACGTCATCGATGGCACTGAACGCGGACCTAAGCCCAGAGCCGTGAAAACGG AGATGCGACGGCCACCGTATTACACCAATTATTCACGTTCTCGGCTGCTGATTCACAACGTGGTGACATCTAAATATTTTGACTTGGCCATCGCCGCCGTCATCGGTCTCAATGTCGTCACCATGGCCATGGAATTTTACCTGATGCCGCCT GAACTGGAGTCTGCTTTGcgcattttcaattatttcttcacGGCCGTCTTCATCATCGAATCCGGTTGCAAAATGGTGGCCCTGGGAGTGAGACGGTACATCAAGGACCGCTGGAATCAGCTGGACGTTTCCATCGTCATCCTGTCCATTGGTGGCATCGTTTTAGAGGAAATGAAATCCGATTTAATTCCAATCAATCCCACCATCATTCGCGTCATGCGAGTCCTTCGGATAGCCAGAG TTTTGAAATTGCTGAAGATGGCCAAAGGAATCCGTTCTTTGTTGGACACGGTGATGCAAGCCCTGCCACAAGTCGGCAATCTTGGCCTCTTATTCTACTTGCTCTTCTTCATATTCGCCGCCCTCGGAGTTGAATTGTTTGGTCGACTGG AGTGCGACGACGACCATCCGTGCCAGGGACTGGGCGAGCACGCTCACTTTGCCAACTTTGGAATTGCTTTCTTGACGCTGTTCCGGGTGGCCACGGGCGACAATTGGAACGGCATCATGAAGGACACGCTGCGGGAGAACTGCGATCACTCGGCCGATTGCATCAAGAACTGCTGCGTGTCCCGCATCATCGCTCCCatctttttcgtcatcttcgtcCTGATGGCCCAGTTCGTCCTGGTcaacgtcgtcgtcgccgtTCTCATGAAACACCTAGAGGAATCGCACAAACAG aCGGCGGAAGAAAAGATTCAGACGCCGACAACGGAGACGGAGGGCGATACGGACGATGATGCTTTGGTGGAAGAGGTGCGAGAAACCAATGCCTATCCCATGATAACGTTGAGTGTGGACAGTGAAACGGAGGCTGAagtcagagaagaagaagatgtcaaagaagaggaagatcCAACAACGGCATCTTCAGTCTGCAGTCCTTGA